A stretch of the Vulcanisaeta souniana JCM 11219 genome encodes the following:
- a CDS encoding HEPN domain-containing protein, translated as MPSYQRWVDWLDEARDDLDAAIDLMRLGRYSKACYLAQ; from the coding sequence ATGCCATCTTACCAGCGTTGGGTTGATTGGCTGGATGAGGCTAGGGATGATTTAGATGCGGCAATTGATTTAATGAGGCTTGGTAGGTACTCAAAGGCCTGTTATCTTGCTCAGTAG
- a CDS encoding methyltransferase: MRAFRINEVKVFYDEELDGGGTSFGQLYVPIIRRLIGRSKVCFEAFSGPAFIGFSLLVHGLCEELVVADINPEAINYVKLTVDENKLRGNVRYYISDVLDGIPEDERFDLVVGNPPHFNENTVRNYCRIVKCNEIELLKSYDAGWNLHRRFYLNIHKYLNNGANVILVENTEGSDVKDFVGMINEGGLKYVGVIKPELEDIMQALYISIRGWNVNRGLSKIVKRLPYDAYKLAFTLGLNIRYKPLIDYISSMSKFYFVWNRKST, encoded by the coding sequence ATGAGGGCGTTCAGGATTAATGAGGTAAAGGTATTTTATGATGAGGAGTTGGACGGAGGCGGGACGAGCTTTGGTCAACTTTACGTACCTATAATAAGGAGACTTATAGGAAGATCTAAGGTATGTTTTGAAGCATTCTCAGGCCCAGCCTTCATAGGCTTCTCCCTATTGGTCCATGGCTTATGTGAGGAGTTAGTGGTTGCCGATATAAATCCTGAGGCCATTAATTACGTTAAACTAACGGTTGATGAGAATAAGTTAAGGGGTAATGTGAGGTACTACATTTCAGATGTACTTGATGGGATTCCGGAGGATGAAAGGTTTGATTTGGTGGTGGGTAATCCACCGCATTTCAATGAAAATACGGTTAGAAATTACTGTAGAATCGTTAAATGCAATGAAATTGAATTATTAAAATCTTATGACGCTGGGTGGAATTTACATAGGAGGTTTTATTTGAATATTCATAAGTATTTAAATAATGGTGCAAACGTAATACTAGTCGAAAATACCGAAGGATCTGACGTGAAGGATTTTGTAGGGATGATAAATGAGGGAGGGCTTAAGTATGTTGGAGTTATAAAACCGGAACTGGAGGATATAATGCAGGCACTGTATATATCCATAAGAGGATGGAATGTTAATAGGGGTCTTTCAAAGATAGTGAAGAGGTTACCGTATGATGCATATAAGTTAGCATTTACACTTGGGCTAAATATTCGTTATAAACCACTTATAGATTATATTAGTTCTATGTCAAAATTCTATTTTGTATGGAACAGAAAATCAACCTAA
- a CDS encoding sulfatase-like hydrolase/transferase has product MVGMGFGCFVGFIRRGGFGDALLDFMYSLRNYFDVFMHRLGLFDLTMEKGSGLIKELLSRSRFNEPFFMLINIMEAHSPYLPSDLGDDLYNSVIADWILNRGVDVDVVNALRLRYGLHAGFAVERAIEIVHDLSRYLDNTLFIVTSDHGELLGDGGLGHGYFLRNGLLRVPFWVRWPGWFRVPRQLDRS; this is encoded by the coding sequence ATGGTAGGGATGGGGTTTGGGTGTTTTGTGGGTTTCATTAGGCGTGGTGGGTTTGGTGATGCCCTGCTTGATTTTATGTATTCGCTTAGGAATTATTTTGACGTGTTTATGCATAGGCTTGGGTTGTTTGACTTGACGATGGAGAAGGGCTCTGGATTGATTAAGGAGTTGTTGAGTAGATCGAGGTTTAATGAGCCGTTTTTCATGTTGATAAACATTATGGAGGCCCATAGCCCATACCTACCTAGTGATCTCGGTGATGATCTTTACAACAGCGTTATTGCTGATTGGATTCTTAATCGTGGTGTTGATGTTGATGTGGTTAACGCATTGAGGCTTAGGTATGGTCTTCACGCTGGATTTGCTGTCGAGAGGGCTATTGAGATTGTTCATGACCTAAGCCGTTACCTGGACAATACCTTATTCATTGTTACCTCGGATCATGGTGAATTACTTGGTGATGGTGGTTTGGGCCACGGTTATTTCCTGAGGAATGGTTTGCTTAGGGTTCCGTTCTGGGTTAGGTGGCCGGGTTGGTTTAGGGTGCCTAGGCAGTTGGACCGTTCGTAA
- a CDS encoding PaREP1 family protein, with translation MPKSLERSPPKPTTEDYIGARLLETLIEAEPALKLLSEGLVRNATGRAFQAWSAFLTA, from the coding sequence ATGCCGAAGTCCCTTGAGAGGTCCCCGCCCAAGCCGACTACCGAGGATTACATAGGTGCCAGGCTTTTAGAGACCTTAATCGAGGCTGAGCCGGCCCTGAAGCTCCTTAGCGAGGGCTTGGTTAGGAATGCCACGGGTAGGGCGTTCCAGGCTTGGAGTGCGTTTTTGACCGCCTAG
- a CDS encoding nucleotidyltransferase domain-containing protein — translation MQAINKAISGLNPIAIFIIGSLARGEFVMGMSDIDLMVIVSGEPPFRAKVIGSPLGDVEVMVYTLDEFCKHHTDNNIMLESLRIGIPIISDPEELMKQCKR, via the coding sequence GTGCAAGCTATTAATAAAGCCATCAGTGGACTGAACCCCATTGCCATCTTCATAATCGGTTCGTTGGCTCGTGGTGAGTTTGTGATGGGTATGAGTGACATAGACCTGATGGTTATAGTGAGCGGTGAGCCACCATTTAGAGCTAAGGTAATTGGGTCACCACTGGGCGATGTGGAGGTTATGGTATACACACTCGACGAATTCTGCAAACACCACACGGATAACAACATTATGCTTGAATCATTAAGAATCGGCATACCAATCATAAGCGACCCAGAGGAGCTAATGAAGCAGTGTAAGCGATGA